From a region of the Arvicanthis niloticus isolate mArvNil1 chromosome 6, mArvNil1.pat.X, whole genome shotgun sequence genome:
- the LOC117711164 gene encoding olfactory receptor 1f45-like, whose product MGGTNQSSISEFLLLGLSRQPQQQQLLFLLFLIMYLATVLGNLLIILAISTDSRLHTPMYFFLSNLSFSDVCFSSTTVPKVLAIHMLGNQAISFSGCLTQLYFLCVFVDMDNFLLAVMAYDRFVAICHPLHYTTKMTHHFCVLLVVWSWVVAILNALLHTLLMAGLSFCGDNVINQFFCDVTPLLKLSCSDTHLNDLMILTVAGLIMLTPFVCILVSYILIACAVLRASSTGGRWKAFSTCGSHLAVVCLFYGTIISLYFNPSSSHSAGSDMAPAMMYTVVTPMLNPFIYSLRNRDMKGALRKVLTMKFLSKQ is encoded by the coding sequence ATGGGAGGCACCAACCAGTCGAGCATCTCCGAGTTCCTGCTCCTGGGACTCTCCAGgcagccccagcagcagcagctcctcttcctgctcttcctcatCATGTACCTGGCCACTGTCCTGGGAAACCTGCTCATCATCCTGGCCATCAGCACAGACTCCCGTctgcacacccccatgtacttcttcctcagcaaCCTGTCATTCTCAGATGTCTGCTTCTCCTCCACCACTGTCCCCAAGGTACTGGCCATTCACATGCTCGGAAATCAAGCCATTTCCTTCTCTGGGTGTCTCACACAGctgtattttctctgtgtgtttgtggacATGGACAATTTCTTGCTGGCtgtgatggcctatgaccgctttGTGGCCATATGCCACCCTCTACACTACACAACAAAGATGACCCATCATTTCTGTGTCCTTCTAGTTGTTTGGTCATGGGTGGTAGCCATCCTGAATGCTCTGTTGCACACACTGCTCATGGCTGGACTTTCCTTTTGTGGAGACAATGTGATCAACCAGTTCTTCTGTGATGTGACTCCACTTCTGAAACTCTCCTGCTCAGACACACATCTCAATGACCTGATGATTCTTACTGTGGCAGGGCTGATAATGTTAACCCCATTTGTTTGCATCCTTGTGTCCTATATCCTTATTGCTTGTGCTGTCCTAAGAGCTTCATCCACAGGAGGAAGATGGAAAGCCTTCTCCACCTGTGGCTCACACCTGGCTGTGGTCTGCCTCTTCTATGGCACCATCATATCCCTGTATTTCAACCCCTCATCCTCTCACTCAGCTGGAAGTGACATGGCACCTGCCATGATGTACACAGTAGTGACCCCAATGCTGAACCCTTTCatctacagcctgaggaacaGGGACATGAAAGGGGCTTTAAGGAAAGTGCTTACCATGAAGTTTCTATCTAAGCAGTAA